The following proteins come from a genomic window of Salinivibrio kushneri:
- the cas2e gene encoding type I-E CRISPR-associated endoribonuclease Cas2e produces the protein MTMLVVVTEAVPPRLRGRLAVWLLEVRAGVYVGDVTRRVREMIWEQVTELADSGNVVMCWAMNNESGFDFQTYGENRREPVDLDGLRLVVFKPSDEDK, from the coding sequence ATGACTATGCTTGTTGTCGTCACCGAAGCCGTACCGCCAAGATTACGTGGCAGACTTGCTGTCTGGTTGCTCGAAGTGCGCGCCGGTGTCTATGTGGGCGATGTAACACGTCGCGTGCGGGAAATGATTTGGGAGCAGGTAACAGAACTTGCTGACTCCGGCAACGTGGTGATGTGTTGGGCGATGAACAATGAATCAGGTTTTGACTTTCAAACTTATGGTGAAAACCGTCGGGAGCCTGTCGATTTAGATGGTTTAAGGTTGGTGGTATTCAAGCCGAGTGATGAGGATAAATAA
- the cas1e gene encoding type I-E CRISPR-associated endonuclease Cas1e encodes MGFIPLKPIPIKDRRSMVFVGMGRIDVRDGAFVVIDEVNGERMHIPVGSVVCIMLEPGTRISHAAVKLAATTGTLLIWVGEAGVRLYSVGQPGGARSDRLLYQAQLALDPDLRLKVVRKMFERRFGEPAPQRRSVEQLRGIEGARVRNSYKILAKQYGVEWHGRNYDPNDWDKGDVTNQCISAATSCLYGVTEAAILAAGYAPAIGFIHSGKPLSFVYDIADIVKFDTVIPLAFKVAASSPAAPDRQVRLACRELFRTSKLLKNIIPMIEEVLAAGDIAPPEPPHDAQPPAIPEPKSIGDSGHRSG; translated from the coding sequence ATGGGGTTCATTCCGTTGAAACCTATCCCGATAAAAGACAGGCGTTCGATGGTTTTTGTCGGGATGGGGCGCATTGATGTGCGTGATGGTGCCTTTGTTGTGATTGATGAGGTGAATGGTGAACGAATGCATATCCCAGTGGGCTCAGTGGTATGCATTATGTTGGAGCCGGGTACGCGCATCAGTCATGCTGCGGTTAAACTCGCGGCAACAACGGGTACATTATTGATTTGGGTCGGTGAAGCAGGGGTGAGACTGTATTCTGTGGGGCAACCTGGCGGTGCGCGGTCTGATCGTCTTTTATACCAAGCGCAGCTTGCGCTTGACCCTGATTTACGTCTAAAAGTCGTGCGTAAAATGTTTGAGCGACGATTTGGTGAGCCGGCGCCTCAAAGACGTAGTGTTGAACAATTACGTGGAATTGAAGGGGCTCGAGTACGCAACAGCTACAAAATATTGGCCAAGCAATACGGCGTTGAATGGCATGGCCGCAACTATGATCCAAATGACTGGGATAAAGGCGATGTGACCAATCAATGTATTAGTGCGGCGACCAGTTGCCTTTATGGCGTGACTGAAGCGGCTATTTTAGCAGCTGGTTACGCGCCGGCGATTGGATTTATCCACTCGGGTAAACCACTTTCGTTTGTTTATGATATTGCAGACATTGTTAAATTTGACACGGTCATACCACTCGCCTTCAAAGTTGCCGCCTCTTCACCCGCAGCACCTGATAGACAAGTACGTCTTGCTTGTCGTGAACTCTTTAGAACCAGCAAGTTATTGAAAAATATTATTCCGATGATCGAAGAGGTATTAGCGGCAGGTGATATTGCACCGCCTGAACCGCCTCATGACGCCCAACCACCAGCTATACCTGAGCCAAAATCAATCGGTGATAGCGGACATAGGAGCGGCTAA
- the cas6e gene encoding type I-E CRISPR-associated protein Cas6/Cse3/CasE, which produces MMYLSKVRLLSSAQAVKLISKFGHNGAYSTHQIIWQLFRHASERPFIYREEQEQATGRPLFYVLSTIPPQDETGVFDLQTKLFSPQLYNGQRLHFQLKVNPTICVTDAKGKRQRHDVLMHAKKQAGEVSAIELQETMDQAAQQWLCDENRLSQWGITFDNVPTIEGYTQHQSWKKSGAHVQFSSVNARGTLTLQDSERFLEQYAKGFGRAKAMGCGLMLIRPA; this is translated from the coding sequence ATGATGTACCTGTCTAAAGTCCGGCTACTGTCATCTGCACAAGCAGTTAAACTGATCTCAAAATTTGGCCACAATGGTGCATACAGTACGCACCAAATCATTTGGCAACTCTTTCGTCATGCGAGTGAACGACCGTTTATATATCGAGAGGAGCAAGAACAGGCCACGGGACGGCCATTGTTTTATGTTCTTTCAACTATTCCACCACAAGATGAAACTGGTGTGTTTGATCTCCAAACCAAGCTATTTTCGCCCCAGTTATACAATGGCCAGCGACTTCACTTTCAGCTAAAGGTAAACCCGACGATTTGTGTGACAGATGCAAAAGGAAAGCGACAGCGGCACGATGTCCTTATGCATGCTAAAAAGCAGGCGGGGGAAGTGAGTGCTATCGAACTGCAGGAAACTATGGATCAGGCCGCGCAACAATGGCTTTGTGATGAAAATCGATTGTCGCAGTGGGGTATAACATTCGATAACGTGCCAACGATTGAGGGATATACCCAACATCAAAGTTGGAAAAAGAGTGGCGCGCATGTGCAGTTTTCGAGTGTGAATGCTCGCGGTACTTTAACGCTCCAAGACAGCGAACGCTTTTTGGAACAATACGCAAAAGGTTTTGGGCGCGCCAAAGCTATGGGTTGTGGGTTAATGCTGATTCGGCCTGCATAG